A stretch of DNA from Anopheles ziemanni chromosome 3, idAnoZiCoDA_A2_x.2, whole genome shotgun sequence:
GCATATGCTACATGCGGCTTGGAATTACTAGCATAAACAACTATGTCACTCCATCTAACGTGCCGAACCGAAGGGAAATGGGCATGCACAGTCGTGCGTTACAAATGCCAAACGCGCACCACGGCGAGCCGTTACACCGTTACATCGCGGCCACCCCCCAATGGTGGGAGGGGGAGAGAGGCTAACGACCGATGGTATTTTGAACGCTCACTTGCTTTCGCCAACACCGCACCAAACAACAGCAAGCAACGCTCCGTTCCTGTCCTTCCACTGCCGACTTTGCTATTTTTGCCGTTGCACCAATCGGTACATCGCCCCATCAGCATACCGTCGTCAACAAACGGCGCCATGGCCATGGCGTACAGTGCGGTTCAAAATTTAGTATCATTTTAATATAAGATGTTCAATTAAAAGATCCACAACATAGCAATGTTGTGaatgtttataaaaataagatGCTATAGTCTttaaaaatggcaaacatGTTTGAACGGAAGCCAACATTCAATACGAGACGCACTGTATTTCCCAACCGTTGACGACAGACACAGAGCCCGACCGCTAAACGCCATAACCAGCAGCATTATTTCATCTCACACAGAGTTCAACAGCCGCTCGCAACTTGCGACTTCTTGCCCGGGTGCACAATTGAGGAATTAGCATCAGTGTAGAACTGTGAAGGCATCCAAactaaccaccaccaccgcccaaGACATGCAACCCCCTCCTTcttacaagtttttttttcgttcacgtATGGGTGTGGGGTTCGTTCTGACGAGGGCTGTtgtgtctttttttccttacagACTCCGCGAGCTAACTGTTGGTCAATCGGTTCGCCGTTTTTCCCACCGTTCGATGGACGCCGCAAGTGTAATTTCCATGACggggtgtttttttcacttcttcaCCGAAAGCGGCTTCTCTACGTCGCCATATACGTTTTTGGAGAAGAACCGTCGGGTACTTCGGGATTCAACTACGATTGTTACTTCAACTGCTTAAGACATTCAGAGAAGAAAATCGTTAACGAGTTGTATTTACTGCAGAAATAAACTTGCtattttaacttatttttgaaatacGCTTTAAGTCAATGGGAACCAATCAATTAATACTtcaaacttatttttatttatgttaacAATTCTTGTTTATATTCAAAATACAATTTCAAGGTGGTATGGTTTTGTCTTGACGAAAAGTCCAATCGGCCGCATTTTCTGCTACAATTTTCATCCAAAGGTAATTTATGCATGTTTGTTGCAACGAACGTCAACaacagtttgtttatttttggcatTTGCGCAAGTGCTTGTTGGACTAATATAGCCAGGTTGTAGAGTGGAGAGCAAATCTCAAGAGTGTAAATTTAGTTCAATTGCAACCAATTTAAGTGGAGCTTCCATCCGCCACATGTGGCGTGCTAAGAACCTCCCTGCTTCATGATGGGTTCAAGAGCGAATAGATCTCACAAAACTCTTCTGGCTCAGCAGCGGGGACCTTTGCTGACCGGAGTGGGGTCGGACCTGCATCTTCtcgacagacacacacacacacacaccgattcACAAGCCCCCAGGAAACGAATCGGCCATGCCAGCCAATTGATATTAATTGACAGCAATTGATATCGTCCGGGTTTGTGGAGTTGTACAAAAAGGCAGACAAAACTCTACACTACTCGAGAGCATGCAGCATAAAGAGTAGCGAAACAAGCAAACCTCAATACTGCACGCAAACTCGTCCACCCGTCGTGCGACGTCGAACAAAGCGAAGACGGAACTATATCATGAATGCATGCTTCTCAACCGCATTGCAGCGGAAATCCCCGCAAAAGCAATTTCGCAAGATGCACGTACTAAGATTTACGTTATAAGCTCGGTTAGAATAGAACAAACTTCTGTACACGTATCCTGGTTGACTTTTAACACATTCGATTGCTAagttaaaatgttttactttagagaaattcccattttttttcgatggtACAAAGAAGAGTAACTCTCTTTACAATTTTGAAAGTTTTCTAATTGAATGTATCATATATGTTAGAATATTACATATCACATTTCACATTTATTGTACAAGATACTTCAACCATGAGTTTCACTTCTCatgatattttgaaaataaattttcaatcacattcatgaaaacaaaacagttttgttGCATTAATTATGTTATAAGTTTGAGAAAtataacaagaaaaacatactttATTGGGAAAGACCCAAACAAATGACACTGAACAATTTGTTCATAAATCATAGGGCACTTAAACAGCTTCCGAAGGCTGCTCAGTTTTACTTAACTTAAACTTCAAATAAAGCTTATTTCAGTTTGCATCCAAAACGAAACTGAGTACTTTAAATTAACTTTACAGTAAGCACACAGCACTAACTTGAagtagttttaaaatattttcattttctaaacgtcatttaaaaacatgttttacgcTGTGACGAAATAATTACAATTGGCTGTAGAATTATTTCTCAGTAGAATTCAAGCAACTGTGTTTGTTATCTTAAAACCATAAGctgttggttgttttgttttcaaacattattGACTGATTAGTATGTAGCAAATATTTggattaaattgtttttgaattgttgttgttcgaaCATTCGGGGACTTGGTTCTGCGGTTAACATGCCCCAAGCGGAGAGGATGGAAGTAAACTGCATATTGTTATTACTTACATAAATCAGAAAAATAACTTTGTTCGATATGCTTACCCGCAAACAAATCTGGCTCGAGACCAGAATCCAAATCCAGCCCGCAGATCACGAAGTAGTCTGCAAACCGGGTGAACTGTTGTTGGACGCTGTCGTTCTGGCCGAGACGCTGCTTGGCCGGGGTAGCTGGATCGGGAACATTTCTACCGGAATCCGACGACGGGCCACCGTTGGTGCCGACGTCGCCACCGGGGGCGACATTTCGAACTCCGCCACTGCCTGAACCCTCAGAATCGGCCATTCCGCGCCCGTTTGGTTTATCGCCCATTTTCACTAAACTTTTCGTGCACCGCTAGCGTAGAAACTGAAAGATTTTGAACGGGTTTCAGTGGTTTGCAAAATTATCAGGAGATTAACACCGCGCGCCATCGAAACATTGCATGCACTTTTTTTACTGATCCAACTTTTCCCACTCAAACTTAAAAGAGTTGTGTTGTACAGTGAAAGCGAGTAAATCTAGAGGGCACAATTAACATGATGCTAATCACATTTGTTGTCAACTACAAGAATGCTGAGAACATTTCTATCGGAAAAAATGCTGCGCACATCAGTTGGCGATAGAAAAGACCATGAAAGCGTTCGTTGAATGCGTGGGAATGGACACCACAAGTACAAGTGCGCGGAAGAACACTGtcttttggggaaaaaaaaagaaacacaagaaAGGAACGTCGTACACATCGCGTTGACCTTCGATCAAAACACTcgcggcacacacacacacacacagactgTAAATGCTTCTAACATTTTTTCCTAAACACACAAACTGCATACGTTGGTAGATTGCTACACACGGGCGTGTTACGGGACGAGCATGTGGCAGCACAAATTCTACACTTATCAGCTACACGTGGCCGCAGGAGGACAATGAGTAATGCTGAAGGGCAAAAGGATTATCGGAAGGGGCAGCAGTGTTGCCGTGGTTTCTTCTGACGCCATTCGAagaatttgtttacatgcgagcgaagcgcgcgcgcacaccaAGATTCACCGTCGTGGCCCCAAAAAACCAACGCAAAACACGAGGAGGGGGACTTGCTGGTGCCACACGACGCTGCTTTCACCTAGACCCTGGGCTGGGAAAGGAGGAGGAATTTTCATCGGGAAGAAGTGTCACGCGGAAGCGAATTAAATACTACGTCGCGATACACACGCGCGGTCCGTGTGCGTACAAACGCCAACCCAACAGGGCTCCAGTCCCCGGGGGAGAAGACTTAAAACAATCGCCCATTTTCGTTAGGATCGTCGTATCGATTCGTGCGTGTTTTtctattgattttgttttcttcctttgacATGGTTCCTTTGACTTCACAGCATCTTCGACGTTTGGCCTTCACCTCCCGGGGCAACGAAAAGACAGTGACGGAGcgatgaaaaaaaggaagcggaACAAAGACAGGGAACGGGAGCAAGAGGATCCGAACACTGGGAAAACACTCGAGCTCGCGTTTGCTCGCCAATGCGGAATATAACTTGAAACACTTTCACGATTTTACTTACTTTATGTACTAAACGCGATTCCGGATCAATTGGTTTCCTAATCGAATATTTCACCACGTACCACCGCGGATCGATTGCAATCGCCAAGCGGCGGGCAGAGGTtgagattttttccttctttttttctacaagCTAATGCCTGAAAAGCATCACCATTATAAATCACTGCAGGCCATGGTCGATCGAAAACTTCCCACAGCACTTCGCATCTTCTTTCCAACACTTCATCGATTAAGCAGCACTTTTGGAGGTACTGCCATCGTCACAGAAGAGGAGTTATTCTCCGTGCGAACGAAGACGCGTCTTCTATGGTGTACTGTGGTACGATTAGATTATCTTTTCTGTTTATTAATGCACCATCAGCGAATTAAAGATTGCACCACGGAGACCGTCCCTCGAGCTGCAGCACAACCTGCACCAAGAAAAGACAAAGAAGGACTGGTGAAACCACCGAACAACGCACGAAAACATCACACGAACGAGTCGAAGACGGCAGACGTGCGTTTAGAGTGCACAGTTTACTACTAAAGAGGCACGATGCCCGCTTATCTTTTCGTACCAATTGTTGAAGCGCCGATGTAAACAAACCCAGCACAGGGTGGACATTTGTTTGAAAGCCTAAATTAGATTTTGGAAACATATTATCGGTTGTTCCAATAGGACATTttgagaaatatttaaaagaattgcttttaaattccatattctttttcttttttcattcctgCATCCATGACATTGAGCTTGACATTGCATAATGTCAGATTTGTTTCATAGCATTTCGACTGCCGGGGTTTCCTTACGAGACTGTTTATTTTATCCCTAGTTAATTGTGTTATTGTATGAATTTTGTGCGATCGTAAGTATAGAAACTCTGCGCTGGTTTCCTACTGTTCGGTGTTAACAGAATACTTTCCTTCTTTGGATATTACAGCTTAACCAAGATGTCCAAGTACACCGGTAAGAACCTGGCAACACTTTCTGAAGTAGAAATTAAACAATGGATCGATTCTTTCGACACGGTCCTGACGGATTGCGATGGGGTGATCTGGGTGGACAATAATCCGTTGCCGGGAGCGCCGGAAGTCGTCAATAAGTTCATCGAGAACGGCAAGAAGCTATTTTTCGTCACTAACAACTCCACTAAAACCCGACCCGAGTTCGTGGAGAAAGCGGTTCGATTGGGGTTCAACGTGACTATTGTAAGTGGAGGACACGGTGATTCATATTGTCTaatgtttaacaaatgttttggttacttgtttttattttcaggaTAACATAATCTCAACCGCTTACCTTGCAGCACAGTACCTGAAGAATGTAGGATTCTCAAAAACTGTCTACACTATCGGTTCAACGGGTATCACGAAAGAACTGGATGCCGTGGGTATACGGCATATTGGCGTTGGGCCGGATACGCTACGGGACACCTTGGCGGACACCGTTGCCGACTTCATTCCTGATCCGGACGTTGGAGCAGTTATCGTTGGTTTTGACGAGCATTTCAGTTTTGTGAAAATGATGAAAGCTGCCTCGTACCTCAACCTTCCCGGCGTTATCTTTCTTGCAACGAACACGGACGAAAGATTCCCTATGCCGGATCGTGTTATCCCGGGAACGGGAGCAATCGTTAACGCCGTCCTAACGTCTGCCGAAAGGAAACCGATCGTGATGGGCAAACCTAACCCTCACATTTGTGAAATCATTCGCAAGCAGTACAACGTCGACCCGGCACGCACGTTGATGATAGGTGACCGGTGCAATACGGATATTCTGTTGGGCAAAAACTGTGACTTCCAAACCCTGCTAGTTGAAACGGGTATCCATAAAGCAACCGATATTGAACAGTATGCAGCATCAGACGATCCGGAAACTAAAAAACTTGTTCCGGACGTATACTTAGCTAAGCTTGGGGATTTGTTGCCGTTCATGTAAAAACCATTATAATGGAAAAAATTTCACATAAGTTCGAGTGATTTTTATATACCCAGTGAATCAATTGTCAAACAATTACTtcacaatttaaataaaaaagaccATAACCAGATATTTAAAAAGTGAAGAGTGCAGGTTATTATTTTATGTCCACTTACTTCTCCTGGTTCTCtccttttttactttgttaTTTGCCGCCTACAAGAGAATATAATACTTACACTCACAACAACTTAATGTTCGGAtaccgaaacaaacaaagtttAACTTAcagataatttatttcactacTGCCGACACACATCCAACATCGTTTACTGTTTGACTATGATAATCATACGTTAATCTGCGTTAAATCTCTGCTAGTGGTAACATTTTGTCTGCTAACAACTTGTGATGCGGTTATCCGCGACTACAGGAGCGACTGCCGGAAATTGACCAGAAATCTCACCACTCTGCAGGTGCCCCACCACACACCTGGCACACCGCACCTGGAAGGAATGCGTCATCGACTCGCCACACTAAGCCAATTCGTTCGTTTTCAATTCATCCTAGTAAGCGCATCTGGTCCCACGCGACTGCTAACTGACAGTGGTAGTGTTTAGTGGTTGGTTCGTTCCTTTTTCTGCTCCATTGCCGTCGTTGGCTCCGTGTATGTTCCGAGGAACAGGATTCTTCTTCtcattttgctttattttggcACATGTATTTTTGGCAATTTTACAAGCACTACACTACGCAACGAtccttttaatttaaaaaagttactACTATGCTTGCTGCATCGTATGTTTTCTGTTCCCAACTACAACATAATCAATTGAAGACTTTGAGCGCCCTTTTTAAAAGGGGTAAACTGATTAATACACTACATTCCGTTCGTTCCGTTCGACCGACTTAGTTTAAAAATTGAGTAAATCGCAGCTGGCCTGGAAGGGTGCATTTTTCGTTTACAAGCTTCTCTACAGGTTTCGCGGTAGTAAGCTTTCGatttacgttaaatttgatACACCCACAGCCCCATTAGTCTAGCAGTTGCCATTTGTTGAAAATGGCGATTTCACCCGGTTCGATCTTATCCCGTCTTGTGGTGTTGCTGTGGCAGCCGCTCGCTGCGCGACAAGTACAGAAACCAGTAGAACACATTGATGGCCAGGAACAGCAGTGGAAAGAAGATGCGCGAAGCACGGTCGATCTTCGACACCGAGTTGAAGCGGGGCTCCCGTTTCCTGCGCCGTCGCGTCCGGTGTCCGGTTGAACCGACCGTTTCGGTGCTCGGTGTTGTTGGTGCGTCGATGGTAAGGTGCTGCACCGTTCGGAGCCGATGTGAAGGACCGGAAGTGCTGGATCGCCGCCGAGGCTTGCCACCGAACGACGTCGTAGCCGTCGGTGTGGACGTAAACGAGGACGAGGTAGtagtgatggtggtggtactGTACGTGCCCACCCGATCCCCCAGTGAGGAGCTCCCGGCCGGTGGCGATGGATCTCCGTTGGAGTCTTCCGGGCCCCCACAGGCACCGCCCCCGAAGCACGTCACGTCCGTCCACGAGGACTTTGGTGTCTTCCGCATCGGAGTCATCGGAAAGGAGCACATGGACAGCGGTATGACCTCTACGATGCGCGAGTCTGTACCAGCACCGCCCGCCCCCTGTCGGCCGCTGATTGAGGTTATGGCGGAGCATCGCTTTCCCGCGCAGGTTCCCGACGAGGACGGACCGATGTTGATGGAGTGATGATGCTGGGATGACTGTGCCGTACCGTTGGTGTCTTCCCGCTCGCTATCCTCTTCGTCCGAGCTGGAGTTCAGCTCGTCCACGCTGAAGTAACACTCCCCGGAACCGTACTTGGTGAAGTAGTGCACGATCGCGAACTGAATGATCGTCGCGAAGATGAACGCGAACGAGAGGAACACGAAAAAATCGAGCGCCGTCGGGTAGGGCACCTTCGGAAGGTCCGTGCGCGCTTCCAGTCCAAGGAACGTCATCGTCAGCACGGTTGTGATGCCAAGCGAAACACTGGAGGATGAAGAAGTAAGTGATGGCGTAATCGATTAACTGGGGTGGGTCGAGTACAAACAGGACGAGCACACTTACCGATCGGCCGTTGCCTCGCGATTTAGCCAGAACGACACCCAGGATAGAACGACGAGCAGCACGCACGGGCCGTACACTTGGATCAGGAAGTTCCCCATGTGGCGCTGGAGGTGGAAGCTTACCAGTAGCATCGAATATTCGGCTGGAACGATGCAAATCTCAATCAACTCCTCTTATCATCTATGCATACACACCAGAGCCCGGCCTCACCCATCCCGAATTTCCCATTAATTCTGTAACAATCTTTACTCTTTCCAGTGCGATACACCCTCTCCTCTAGTGCGTGCTGCTCGGCTCGGAGTGGAAACATGAATAACAATATGGTCCCCCTTTTGCGTTCGAAGACTTCAAAACGTCAAACCACAGCGTTTGCGGGCAGGAAAAGCGTATCAGgatgttcgttcgttcgctccgATATGAAAAAGGACGATGGAAAGCATGCTAGGTGGACGAGTTAGGTTATTGGCCTGTTCAGGCGCCTTATTTGAATAGATGATTCCCTATTTATCACAGTATTAATGTATTCTATATCGACAATAGCAAAGGGGTAGTAGCTGCGGGATGGGCTTGGGAGTACATCGAGGACAGACTTTCCAAAATTGATGGAGCATTGAAGGATGTTTGTTGATGCCTTtcaatgtgtttaaaaataaaaaagtaaccGAAAGTaacatgaaacaaacaaaacacagttTAACAAAAATCCCAAATCATGTCGTAACCATATTGAAAGTATTTTAGGAAAAACTGAGGAAAACTAgaagtaaaacatttttgaagaTAAAGTGGAAAAGATAAGGTTTTCAAGTAGGAAACTGTTTCATTGACATTAAACAGGAAGTATAAACGGCATGTGTAAATTCAATCtgtttcttaaaatttaacaaatggTTACGCTTGGCGTCAATTTCACACCGGGATTGGCTCACATCCGGACGGAAACGAAATTTAGCCCTCGGCGGCAGCAAGAAGTAGCACATCCTGTCGGGCTTTGCAACGCCAAAACGGAGTGTTGGAACGTCTTCATTGTGTCCTGTGCGTGTGTTGGTTATAATTTGAGGTTTTGTTTGCCCTGGTGTTGATTCGTACCATTCGGAGTTTTCCGCTTCTCGAACGACGGAGGGAGGATTCTTGAAGCGTGACGCCTTTCTGATGAACTTCTTGTGCATATGTCGGAATGGGTGTACCGAATGCTTGTCACGATAACGGCCCATCATATCgattggtggtgatggtgatcatgacgatgaaaaatgcttTGACACCATGATTCATAATTCAACAACTGTTGCCGTTACAAATACTTTTTGAATTTAAAGTTGGTCTTTTTATCGATTAACGTTCCTGCAGTTGAGGTTAAAAAACGATAATTGAGGCACattattttttgcttctcttttaCACTTTGAACAACTTTGTTTGCCAAAGCGATCTCACTGATGATATGCGGGCACATTTTTGGTCATAAATGGTTTAATAGACTAAATCCGTATTTTCTCAATTCCGATACAATCCTCACGTTTTGGCTACGCATTTACCATACAAGTGTTCAGGACCCGCAGGATTTAGACATTTTCCGCCTATCGCAAAAAAACAGGTTTCCCGGCTCGTTCCGCTACCACTTGTTGTGTTATCAATTTCAACGTTTGTATAGCTGATGTGATTGTTGCTTGCCGTGCGTCTGCTGCTGATGAGGATTTCCTGCGAATAGCGTGCCAAATTTCACGCACGTTTTCGCTTTcctcttttcctttttactttttgttagaATTGCCACCCCAGCGAAATGTGGGGTGGTGAAAAACAACCGATGGGCTCTGGTCTGTATGGACATCATCCACATCAAATCGGCTCAACAATGTGTCACTCTGTGTTGAGGTAAAACTAAGTACTTTTGAAGCATGTGAGTGTTGGTGACAGTTTATGGAGAACTAACTAACCAGCATCATGGAGTTGCTAAAAAGTTTTGATTTCACGAatcctttttcctttatttgtcATAAAAATTGTCACGCCGCTTCCGGCTACGATAAAAAAGTTTGTGAGTCCACATGGTTGTGAGACTCTTTATGTGATGTGGAATAAGTACagcaaatgatgaaaaatgtaaggtacggaaaatttaaataattcattttatCCACTTTTAGCGACCGTTTCTTAAGGA
This window harbors:
- the LOC131285387 gene encoding glycerol-3-phosphate phosphatase-like, producing the protein MNFVRSLTKMSKYTGKNLATLSEVEIKQWIDSFDTVLTDCDGVIWVDNNPLPGAPEVVNKFIENGKKLFFVTNNSTKTRPEFVEKAVRLGFNVTIDNIISTAYLAAQYLKNVGFSKTVYTIGSTGITKELDAVGIRHIGVGPDTLRDTLADTVADFIPDPDVGAVIVGFDEHFSFVKMMKAASYLNLPGVIFLATNTDERFPMPDRVIPGTGAIVNAVLTSAERKPIVMGKPNPHICEIIRKQYNVDPARTLMIGDRCNTDILLGKNCDFQTLLVETGIHKATDIEQYAASDDPETKKLVPDVYLAKLGDLLPFM
- the LOC131288335 gene encoding gamma-aminobutyric acid receptor alpha-like: MAVTRTAVSLVGANLFITINRIILGSFSNIAIGIGTCYFLAPTGPVYAAIRLTQRNNHANISELLDNLLRGYDNSIRPDFGGPPAVIEVDIMVRSMGPISEVDMTYSMDCYFRQSWVDRRLEFSGAQDTLALSISMLGRIWKPDTYFYNGKQSYLHTITTPNKFVRLYQDGRVLYSSRLTIKAGCPMNLEDFPMDTQRCPLKFGSFGYTTNDVLYRWNSGRSAVAIAEDMKLSQFDLVDCPAGNVTDRVVHNTASAGATVLNGVNNVDLELGLGLDGGTGRATGASGNGGNGKLYVSEYSMLLVSFHLQRHMGNFLIQVYGPCVLLVVLSWVSFWLNREATADRVSLGITTVLTMTFLGLEARTDLPKVPYPTALDFFVFLSFAFIFATIIQFAIVHYFTKYGSGECYFSVDELNSSSDEEDSEREDTNGTAQSSQHHHSINIGPSSSGTCAGKRCSAITSISGRQGAGGAGTDSRIVEVIPLSMCSFPMTPMRKTPKSSWTDVTCFGGGACGGPEDSNGDPSPPAGSSSLGDRVGTYSTTTITTTSSSFTSTPTATTSFGGKPRRRSSTSGPSHRLRTVQHLTIDAPTTPSTETVGSTGHRTRRRRKREPRFNSVSKIDRASRIFFPLLFLAINVFYWFLYLSRSERLPQQHHKTG